The Apodemus sylvaticus chromosome 12, mApoSyl1.1, whole genome shotgun sequence genome segment gtttggtTTAGCATAGGATTTTTtgtccccccccttttttttattttgaaatgggtATTTCTGAGATTCTGGTGACAAGGAAGGTGTCATGGAGACAGTCGAGACAGCCTTGTAACTTTCTCATGGACTTTCCCGTTTGGCCCTCCCATGCAACGGgaccttgtttagctctgtattgaTCAAGGAGCTTCCCTTGGCCAGCAATCTTAGTTCTCTGGAGCCATCGAAAAGATGTTTTGCTGCTCAGGTCTTTTGTATTCGAATATCGCTTTTACACTGAGTCATGGATCTTGATCTAGAGGCTGttgatttatttggttttgttgttgttgtttccatgTGTAGTAAAATAGATCAGAGACCACCCAGCACAGTCAAAGTGAAAATTAAtgagaaaagatgaaaatatgaaTAGTATAATAAAAACTAAAGCATCCATTATGGGTCTGAATGTTATTAAAAAGTGGCACGGGAGTTTGGGTTATGCCCTTTGAAGATGGGTTTCACCTTCTTTGATAAACCCTAATTTAAGAGAAGATGAAAACATCTATTTTCTTTGAGTAAAACTCTCTCCTCTTTTTCATCTATCTCTTCAGTGGTTGAATGTGAAGCTTTGACCCAGCCTGCCCATGGAGTCATGAAATGCTCCTCAAATCCTGGGAGCTACCCATGGAACACAACGTGCACGTTTGACTGTATGGAAGGGTACAGGCGAGTTGGAGTTCAGAATCTACAGTGCACCTCATCTGGCATCTGGGACGATGAGATACCATCGTGCAGAGGTAGAGTTCTTCTGGAATGAGATTCATCACATTCTCTTCATTAACCAAGGCTTGAAATGGCCAAGCCACCTTTACTAATCGGAACAGGTACTTGTTTTACAGCTGTGACCTGTGATGCCATCCCTCAGCCTCAGAATGGCTCTGTGAGCTGCAGCAACTCAACTGCTGGAGAACTTGCCTTTAAGTCAATTTGCAACTTCACCTGTGAGCAAAGTTTCACATTACAAGGACCAGCCCAAGTTGAATGCAGCGCACAAGGGCAGTGGACTCCACAAATCCCAGTGTGCAAAGGTGAGTAAGAAACTGTCTCTTCTAATGCTTTCATTTCTAAAAAAATCTGTCATCTTCTATCTTGGCCACTGGTGATGACATCAGGTATCCTCTGGCTACCCTGTGACACCTGCTATAGCCCAATGCTTATAGCTCGGGATGGCTTCTCTCTTCCAGCTGTGAAATGTGATGATGTCGCTGAGCCCCAGAATGGTGTCATGGACTGTGCTCATGCTTCTACTGGAGAATTCACCTACAAGTCCGCATGTGCCTTTCAGTGCAAGGAGGGCTTTAGATTGCGTGGGTCAGCTCAACTCGAGTGCACATCCCAGGGAAAGTGGACCCAGGAAGTCCCCTCCTGCCAAGGTGACACTGAGTTCAGACTCTCAAGACACACATCCACCTAGTGGTTTTGCTGTATGGTTTTCCTAACTTCTACTATCGACATGTCCTTCGCAGCGGTACATTGTTCAAGTCTTGATGTTCCAGGAAAGATGAACATGAGCTGCAGCGGGACAGCAGTTTTCGGCACAGTGTGTGAATTTGCGTGTCCTGAGGGTTGGACACTCAATGGTTCTGCAGTTCTGACATGTGGTGCCATGGGACGCTGGTCTGGGATGATGCCTACCTGTGAAGGTAATGCATTGATGGATGGTGGTTGCCTTGGGAGTGAAGAGAAGGAGGGGTGTTATGTTACTAAAGACATAACTGTCCATTAAGTCCAAATCCGTGTGGTAGGCTACAGAGATGGATAGAAAGACAACAGAAAATGATGTCAGTGTACCAGGTAGaatgttctgttcttttctgacaccccactctcctctccAATACTCACCACCtgttataatttatttcttggtccttccctgttctctctttctctcccgtTATAACTGTTTCTGCTCCCTCATGGTGGGATTCCAATCATTGGAAAGGGGAGATCTAGAGATGAAAGGAGTAGCAGGAAataagtgtgtgagagagaagacAGGGGGTAGTTCAGTGTTCACCGAGGTGTGGTGACACCGAGGTGTGGTGACATAGTGTCAAACAGCTTTACAAGGCTACACTCTACCTGGGCACACTGAGATGCAGCCTCAACCGTTGTTTGAGAGGAGTTGGTGGAATCTTCAATGCCATCTCTGCTTTGTGGTACTTCTGCTGCTAGTAATAAATATACAGAGAAGAGGCCAAACGGCAGGGAAAGCTGAGTATTGCTTATACTGTCTTCTTCCCATTTGTGTCCTCAGCCCCGGCCAACCCCTCCCATCCCGTGGTAGTCGCACTTTCTGCAGCAGGAACCTCACTCCTGACGTCATCTTCATTGCTCTACTTGTTGATGAGATACTTTCGGAAGAAAGGTAAATTCAGGCATCCACTCCAAAAATGAATTTgtaaagtgtttgtgtgtgtgtgtgtgtactttcccCCCTCACTGATGAGCTGTGGCCTCTTGAAAATTTTCACTAGAATCTATAGAGTAGAACCTGTTTATTAAATAACCCCAGTAAATAGCAATGAAATCAAACAAAAGTTTCAGGACAAGGATTTATTATTACTAAACTCAATGTTGAAAGTTGTAGGAAACCCATGGTGACTGTGATAACACTGCTTACCTCTAGGTGGCGCGACTCACGTAAAATTCCATAGTATCTTTGGAGATGTTCGATCAGAATGTACAGTAATACCACGATTCTATTGGGAGGATAGGTGAAATGCTTTCAAGTAACTGAGAACATTGCTTTAAATAGTCTAAAtttataaattgtgtgtgtgtgtgtgtgtgtgtgtgtgtaaataacagttttacacacacacacacacacacacacacacacacacacagaagaatagGAAATATACCCATGATCCTTTTGATCTGCAGactatttaaatgtttttgaattaaaaattgaaatttagACATTAGAAGATTCCATGTAAAAGTATGGGTTTTGGATTTCTTAGGAGAACTTAGAAGAAGAATCAGGTGCCAGAAAGCTGCTATGGTCCTCAGGTGTTTCATTCTCTGCATGTTACCTGAATTGCCACCAAATGCTTATTACAGAGCCCTGTAACACTGAGAGTATAAGGCCAGAGGAGCCAAATAAATTAACTCGATTTGCTTAAAAGTCATTAGTCCAAttaatagttttctttctgttgcagcAAGGAAATTTGTCCCTGCTAGGTAAGGTGACTTCTTGTATGAAGCATGCTAtttaatacatacattttttccCTCTGCATGTGGGAAAGCAGTGCTTGATGTCCCTTTTCTCATGTTTCCACAGCAGCTGCCAAAGCCTTCAATCGTTTGGCAACTATCAAGTGCCTTCTCACATCGTCTAAGTTCAAAACCATCAGGTATGACTTGGGCAGGTCATGttaatgagagaaaaatctcctttacAAATGGT includes the following:
- the Sele gene encoding LOW QUALITY PROTEIN: E-selectin (The sequence of the model RefSeq protein was modified relative to this genomic sequence to represent the inferred CDS: substituted 1 base at 1 genomic stop codon), giving the protein MKGTAGVMNASHFLSALAFVLLTGESIAWYYNASNELMTYDEASAYCQRDYTHLVAIQNKEEINYLNSSLRYSPNYYWIGIRKVNNVWIWVGTQKPLTEEARNWAPGEPNNKQRNEDCVEIYIQRFKDSGMWNDERCDKKKLALCYTASCTNTSCSGHGECVETINSYTCKCHPGFLGPNCAQVVTCEAQEYPDHIIPNCTHPFGLFRYNSSCSFSCKKGYLPSSMATTIQCMSSGEWSAPTPACHVVECEALTQPAHGVMKCSSNPGSYPWNTTCTFDCMEGYRRVGVQNLQCTSSGIWDDEIPSCRAVTCDAIPQPQNGSVSCSNSTAGELAFKSICNFTCEQSFTLQGPAQVECSAQGQWTPQIPVCKGEXETVSSNAFISKKICHLLSWPLVMTSGILWLPCDTCYSPMLIARDGFSLPAVKCDDVAEPQNGVMDCAHASTGEFTYKSACAFQCKEGFRLRGSAQLECTSQGKWTQEVPSCQAVHCSSLDVPGKMNMSCSGTAVFGTVCEFACPEGWTLNGSAVLTCGAMGRWSGMMPTCEAPANPSHPVVVALSAAGTSLLTSSSLLYLLMRYFRKKARKFVPASSCQSLQSFGNYQVPSHIV